The nucleotide sequence GATGGTCACCCCCATTGACGGTGCTGCTATCAGTTCCGGATACGGCATGCGCAGGCACCCGATTCTCGGATACAATAGGATGCACAAGGGTCTGGATTTTGCCGCCCCGAAGGGTACGCCCATCATGGCAGGGGGCGACGGGGTTGTCACCTATGCCGGGCCCCGGGGCTCTTACGGCAACTATGTGCATATCCGGCATCCCAATAACTATGAAACCGTGTATGCCCACATGAGCAGGCATGCCGAGGGTCTTCAATCCGGCAAACGGGTCAAGCAGGGAGAGATCATCGGCTATGTCGGCTCCACCGGCAGATCCACCGGACCGCACCTGCATTATGAAATCCGCCATGCCGGCAAAAGCATTAATCCCTCCACTCTGAAAGCTCCGCCGGGCCGCGGCCTGGAAGGCGATGAAATGCAAAGATTTCTGGCTACCAAGGGGCACCTGGAAAACCTCTATGCTTCTCTTGCCGATTCATCAAAACTGGCCCTGGCCGAGGCGCCTGATGAGCAACAGAAATTTCCGGCAAAAAATTAAAAACGCGCACTGTTTCTTCCCGGACCCAATACAGATTCCGAAAAACGGCAAAATCACCTTTGACGATGAGCCAAAAAAGCTCTAGTTTTATCATATATTGTTGCCGGAAATTGTTGAATCATTTTCGGGCGCAGATGCCGGGCGCTGAAAGCAAACCCCAACCTGCCGGAAAAGGGATGCACCCTTATGGGAAACCTGAGTTTCAATTCCAGAATGCACAGGATTGTCGTCGTGGTTGTTATTTTTGTTTTGCTGGGGGTTCTGGCGTTTTTGGGATGGCATCGGTTCATGCAGTGGCATGAAGACCGGGTGGATTCCGCTGTCCTGCAGGAACGGCAAAAACAGGAGCAAAAGCGGGAGCAGATTGAACAGAAACAGGTGCTGGACTGGCTGGAGGAAAAATCCGGCGGTCGCAAATCCGAAGAACTCTCTGAGTCCCGGATGCGGGAAGTCTTCGGGGAGCCGGTGTTGAGTGATAGTCCCGGTATGGAATCCCGGAGTACCTCCTGCCGCCGGCTTGAGCGCAAAATCGAGGCTTTTTTTGCTTATCTGGACAAAAAGCGGGATGTCGGATCCAGGGACTCCGGGCAGAAAAAGAAATCCTATGACGTCTTTGAACAAATCCTGGCGGACCTGATTGCCAAACCGCCTTTGATCAATGATGAAACCCGGGACCTGGTGAGCCTGATGCGCAATCAGGCCCATTTTTTCCGCACCCTGAACAAACAGCGCGTGGAACTGGTCCTGGAAATTCTGCAGTCGGAAAAGGACGTGGTGGAGCCGGCAATGGCCGATTTTTACGATTACTACGTCTATAAGCAGTGCTGCAGGCAGAGTTCAAAGGACTGTATTTCTGAGGAAAGCCTGTATCGTTATGCCGGATTTTTCCTTCATACCCTCTCGGGCAAGAGCTATCTGATGCGCCGGCATCCCGTGGTGCGGACTTTGATTCGGTACTACTCCGTGCTGATCCTTGACCTGGCCAATGAGAAGGGCTTAAACCGCCACGGTATTGACATCCGGCCGCATATCAAGCTGGTGTTAAATGATGTTGTGGCACAGGAGAACCTGATTTTTCAGCAGCGGTATATCCGCCAATTGCGGGATTTGCAGGAAAAATACCGGTTTTAGCAGCCGTTGGCGCGGCCACGGAGAGCCGGCGAAAACCGGGAGTCTGAAAACGCAAAAAGCCTTTTGAAAACCATAACAGATTAAGGGGTATGGTGATGACGGAACAATGGGAAAAGGATTTGTCCTGCGCGGTTTCCTGCACCCGGTGCAATAGCGCCCTTGGCGCAGCTGACCGGCGTATTCTTTCAGTATACACCCATGCACCCATCTGCATGGCCTGCAAGAAAAAAGAGGAAAGCCGGCCGGATTACGAGGAAACCTCCCGGCAGATGATCGGGCAGTGCATGGCGGATACCGAGGCCGCCTGGTCGGATCCTGGGGGGTATTGCTTTTATCATTTTTATCCGTTTACCTGTGAATAAAGGCAACGCCTGTTTCAGGCCGGCCTCCGCCCGGTGTAGAGGGTGGCAATACCGGCGGACAGCCCCTTCCAGCCCACATTTTCGAACCCGGCGCTTTCCATGAGCCCGGCAAAAGCCCGCGGCCGGGGGAAGTTGAGCACGGACTCGGGCAGATACTGGTAAGCCCGCATGTTTTGGGAAAAAAGACCCCCCACGGCCGGCAGGATTTTTTTGAAGTAAAGAAGGTACAAGTCCCTCAGTATCCCGGCACGGGGTGTGGACAGTTCAAGTACGGCCATCATCCCGCCGGGCCGCAGCAGTCTGAAAAAATGCTCCAGGGCCAGGTCCCGCCGGGTGATGTTTCTGATGCCGAATGCTATGGAGATACCGTCAAAGCTTTGCTGTGCAAACGGCGGGTGCAGGATGTCTGCAGCCAGCAGCCGCCCCTCTGGGTTTCTGGCCGCCTGCCTGATCTTCCGGGCGGCAATGCCCAGCATTTCCGTTGAAAAATCAATACCGCAAACCCGGGCCCCGGGTTTCTGGCGCCATATTTCAAGCATCACGTCCCCGGTGCCGCAGGCCGCATCCAGGACCCTTGCGTTTTGGCCAAGATCCATGGCCGCCACAAGGCGCCGCCGCCAATAGACATCCTGCCGAATGCTCAGCAGCCGGTTTAAAAAATCGTAATAAGGCGCAATGGCGCCAAACATGCTTTTGACAAAGCCGGGAGGATTATTTTTGCTCATTGACAATTCCATTTGATGCATTATTGTCCTGTTGTTAACATCCTGATGTATTTATTGTGCCGCCTTTGGCTTGATACTTTCCATAGCACAACATGTACAGGTTTCAAAAGCCTTGCTTTGTTTCAGCGAAATTGGGTAAGAAATTCGTTGCACCGCACCAGCGGGCGACAAAACCAACAACAGAAAACCGGTTAACCAGATATGAGTGAAAAACGGGACTATTACGAGGTTCTCGGCGTTGACAGAAACGTTGATTCCGCTGAATTAAAAACCAAATACCGCAAAATTGCCCTGAAGTATCATCCGGATCGCAATCCCGGTGATCAAGAGGCTGAAGAACGATTCAAGGAAGCTGCAGAAGCCTATGAGGTGCTTTCCAATCCGGAAAAGCGGCAGCTTTATGACCAGTTCGGCCACCAGGCATTTGAAAACGGCGGCAGAGGCGGCCAGGCCGGCGGATTTCGTGATTTTGAAGATATTTTTTCCAGTTTTGGCGATATTTTCGAGGACTTTTTCGGATTCCGCTCCGGTGGCCGCGGTGGACAAACCCGTGCCAGGCGGGGCTCAGATCTGCGATATGACTTGAAAATTGATTTTAATGACGCGGCCTTTGGCAGGGAAACCGAGCTGGACCTGGAAAAAATGGTGGTTTGCGACGAATGCCATGGCTCCGGCGCCAAGCCCGGCACCGAGGCCCGCACCTGTGATCAGTGCCGGGGAACCGGACAATTCGTGCGCAGCCAGGGCTTTTTTTCCGTTAAAAGTGTTTGTCCCAGGTGCCGGGGCCAGGGAACCATTATCACCGATCCGTGCCCCAAATGTCAGGGGCAGAAACAGGTGGTGGCACGCAAAAAAGTGGAATTGAAAATACCGGCCGGCGTGGACAGCGACTCCCGGCTGCGGCTTGCCGGAGAAGGCGAGCCCGGGGTCAACGGCGGTCCTCCCGGGGACCTGTACGTGTTCATCCATGTCAAGCCCCATGAAACTTTTGAGCGCCGGGAAAACGACGTTGTCTGCAAGGTGGAGCTTTCCTTTGTTCAGGCGGCCCTGGGAGATGAAATCGTGGTGCCCACGCTCACGGGCGAAGAAACCATCCAGGTGCCAAAAGGCACCCAGTACGGGGACACCATCAGCCTTACCAACTACGGGATCCCGTCTCTGCGCACGGGCCTGCCCGGCGATCAGATCGTGGAGGTGATCCTTAAATCTCCCAGAAACATGAGCAAGCGTCAGGAAGAGCTCATGCACGAGTATCTTGAGCTGGAATCTGAAAAACTGACATCCCGGATCAAGCGGATTTTCACCAAAACCGGAGGCGGGTCGGCAAAGTCTGCAAAGTCGGCAAAATCAGCCAAAGCCGCCAAGTCCTGATGGCATCATAAAAAATCTGATTTCAGATGGCGCCGTAAACAGTTCAAGATCAAGGCTTGTGCAATTTCGAAGAATGCAGAGTACTTATCCGTACGTGAAATTCTGAAAAATTGCGTGTAACGCAGATATTGAATTTTTTACGGCGCCATCAAGTCCTGACAAAAGGAATTGCTCAGATGTACGAACTCAAAGTGGTCAACCGGTTTGCCGCCGCTCACCAGTTGAAGATGGTCACGGAAAAATGCGAAAACCTCCATGGCCACAATTGGAAGGTGGAGCTTTTTGTAGCAGGGGAAAAATTGCAGGATTCCGGGGTGTTAATGGATTTTGGTATCATCAAAAAACGCCTCGGGGCAATCATTGACAGCCTGGATCACAAGTTTTTAAACGAGCTGCCGGCCTTTGCCGATGCCAATCCCTCTTCCGAAACCATTGCCCGCTACATTGCCGATGCCTTTACCGAGCGTATTGAGCCCGGAGAAGGGATTTTTGTCTCCCGGGTCCATGTCTGGGAATCCGATGACGCGTGCGCGGCTTACTGGCCGCCCCGGTAGGCGGCCAGCAGTTCGGCGCGGGTGACAATGGAGCGGACCTCGGGCACGGTTTTTTGGATATTTTCCGCTCCCCCTTCCTCGCGGTCGACCAGCATTACCACGCAATCCACGAAAAGCCCTTCGCTGCGCGCCCTTTCTATGGCCTTCAGCGATGATCCGCCTGTGGTGGCCACGTCCTCAACAATTGCCACCCGCTGTCCGGCCGACAGATCCCCCTCAATCCATTTGACAATGCCGTGGTCCTTTTGGGTTTTTCGGATGGAAAAGGCCGCAAACGGAGCGCCCCGGGTTTCCGAGATCAGGGATGCGGCCACGGCAATGGGGTCTGCGCCGAATGTCATGCCGCCCACCGCTTCAATGGAGCGGTCTTTTAAGGCGTCAAACACAAGGTGCCCGATGAGATAAAGCCCCCGGGAGCTGAGCGTGACAGGTTTGCAATTGATGTAATAATGGCTCGTTTGCCCTGAGGCCAGCTTGAAAACCGGCTCTTCGGAGAATTGAAATGATTTTTTGCACAAAAGGTCAATAAGTTCGTTTTTCATAAGCGGCGCCTGCTTTCCGGGCTTTTGGGCTGTTATCATATGGTTTGCGAGGTTTTCGGGTTTCCCGGCCGGGAGAAAGAGTTGATTTCATGTGCGAATTCCGATAAAAATATCCCCCACTGATTGGAAGAAGCCGTATCAAATAAGCGTCAGTGGGGGTGTGTCAGGAAAAACCGGAGCAGCCCTCCCTGCACGATTGAATTGAGCAATAACAGGAAACAGGCCTTTCGTCAATATAAACCATGACTCCAACAGACCCCCTGGACAACCGGATTATCCGCTTCTACCAGGTTTCCAAGCATTTTGGAGACAGCTGGGCCTTAC is from Desulfosalsimonas propionicica and encodes:
- the ubiE gene encoding bifunctional demethylmenaquinone methyltransferase/2-methoxy-6-polyprenyl-1,4-benzoquinol methylase UbiE, translated to MSKNNPPGFVKSMFGAIAPYYDFLNRLLSIRQDVYWRRRLVAAMDLGQNARVLDAACGTGDVMLEIWRQKPGARVCGIDFSTEMLGIAARKIRQAARNPEGRLLAADILHPPFAQQSFDGISIAFGIRNITRRDLALEHFFRLLRPGGMMAVLELSTPRAGILRDLYLLYFKKILPAVGGLFSQNMRAYQYLPESVLNFPRPRAFAGLMESAGFENVGWKGLSAGIATLYTGRRPA
- the dnaJ gene encoding molecular chaperone DnaJ, whose amino-acid sequence is MSEKRDYYEVLGVDRNVDSAELKTKYRKIALKYHPDRNPGDQEAEERFKEAAEAYEVLSNPEKRQLYDQFGHQAFENGGRGGQAGGFRDFEDIFSSFGDIFEDFFGFRSGGRGGQTRARRGSDLRYDLKIDFNDAAFGRETELDLEKMVVCDECHGSGAKPGTEARTCDQCRGTGQFVRSQGFFSVKSVCPRCRGQGTIITDPCPKCQGQKQVVARKKVELKIPAGVDSDSRLRLAGEGEPGVNGGPPGDLYVFIHVKPHETFERRENDVVCKVELSFVQAALGDEIVVPTLTGEETIQVPKGTQYGDTISLTNYGIPSLRTGLPGDQIVEVILKSPRNMSKRQEELMHEYLELESEKLTSRIKRIFTKTGGGSAKSAKSAKSAKAAKS
- the queD gene encoding 6-carboxytetrahydropterin synthase QueD, whose product is MYELKVVNRFAAAHQLKMVTEKCENLHGHNWKVELFVAGEKLQDSGVLMDFGIIKKRLGAIIDSLDHKFLNELPAFADANPSSETIARYIADAFTERIEPGEGIFVSRVHVWESDDACAAYWPPR
- the pyrE gene encoding orotate phosphoribosyltransferase codes for the protein MKNELIDLLCKKSFQFSEEPVFKLASGQTSHYYINCKPVTLSSRGLYLIGHLVFDALKDRSIEAVGGMTFGADPIAVAASLISETRGAPFAAFSIRKTQKDHGIVKWIEGDLSAGQRVAIVEDVATTGGSSLKAIERARSEGLFVDCVVMLVDREEGGAENIQKTVPEVRSIVTRAELLAAYRGGQ